The following are encoded in a window of Halosimplex halophilum genomic DNA:
- a CDS encoding SDR family NAD(P)-dependent oxidoreductase, which translates to MDLDLTGKTALVTGGGRGNGRAIALELADHGADVIVNDLDEDVAKDTAATIRDRDDDSDAVGVAADVTDEAEVEAMVEHGVEELGSVDILVNNAGVGNAGPFLDEDYDDDFRLNIEVHLFGSINCTRAVVDGMIEDGYGKIVNITSIHTKNAVGQSPQYDVGKWSLLGLTKSLALELGHEGIRVNAVAPGWVNTRMTEGFSEAVSEQIQDLNPLGHFAEPEDIANGVTFLASPAADYINGHELRVDGGQVPIPDWRLDNR; encoded by the coding sequence ATGGATCTCGACCTGACAGGCAAGACCGCGCTCGTGACCGGCGGCGGCCGGGGCAACGGCCGCGCCATCGCGCTCGAACTCGCCGACCACGGCGCCGACGTGATCGTCAACGACCTCGACGAGGACGTGGCGAAAGACACCGCGGCGACCATCCGCGACCGCGACGACGACAGCGACGCCGTCGGCGTCGCCGCCGACGTGACCGACGAGGCCGAGGTCGAGGCGATGGTCGAACACGGCGTCGAGGAACTCGGGAGCGTCGACATCCTGGTCAACAACGCCGGCGTCGGGAACGCGGGTCCGTTCCTCGACGAGGACTACGACGACGACTTCCGGCTGAACATCGAGGTCCACCTCTTCGGGTCGATCAACTGCACCCGCGCCGTCGTCGACGGCATGATCGAGGACGGCTACGGCAAGATCGTCAACATCACCTCGATCCACACGAAGAACGCCGTCGGCCAGTCACCCCAGTACGACGTGGGCAAGTGGAGCCTCCTGGGCCTGACCAAGAGCCTCGCGCTCGAACTCGGCCACGAGGGTATCAGAGTGAACGCCGTCGCCCCCGGCTGGGTCAACACACGCATGACCGAGGGCTTCTCCGAGGCCGTCTCCGAACAGATCCAGGACCTGAACCCCCTGGGCCACTTCGCCGAACCCGAGGACATCGCCAACGGCGTGACGTTCCTCGCCTCGCCCGCGGCGGACTACATCAACGGCCACGAACTCCGCGTCGACGGCGGCCAGGTCCCCATCCCAGACTGGCGGCTGGACAACCGATAG
- the ilvD gene encoding dihydroxy-acid dehydratase, translating to MSHQEPRARDDGGERSDGPVDKPDDLPSSEVTEGVEKAPHRAMFRAMGYDDEDLSSPMVGVANPAADITPCNVHLDDLADAAYEGIDDSGGMPIEFGTITISDAISMGTEGMKASLISREVIADSVELVSFGERMDGLVTIGGCDKNMPGMMMAAIRTDLPSVFLYGGSIMPGEHDGREITIQNVFEGVGAVAEGEMSEDELYEMEQQACPGAGSCGGMFTANTMASISEAIGFAPLGSASPPAEDEARYDEARRAGELITEVVEARRTPSDFLTRESFENAIALQVAVGGSTNAVLHLLAMAAEAGVDLDIEDFNEISKRTPKIADLQPGGEKVMNDLHEVGGVPVVLNALYEADLLHGDALTVTGETMAEALEAYDPPAIEDVDADYLYTVDEPKNEQGAIRILTGNLAPEGAVIKISGEEYRRHEGPVRIFDEESEAMKYVQEGRVESGDVIGIRNEGPRGGPGMREMLGVTSAVAGQGHADDVALFTDGRFSGATRGFSIGHVAPEAYVGGPIAALEDGDTITIDIDELELSVDLSDEEIEARLADHDPEPNYESGVLAKYHRDFGSAANGAVTNPGAKWE from the coding sequence ATGAGTCACCAGGAACCACGAGCCCGCGACGACGGGGGCGAGCGGTCCGACGGACCGGTCGACAAGCCCGACGACCTGCCGAGCAGCGAGGTCACCGAGGGCGTCGAGAAGGCGCCCCACCGCGCGATGTTCCGCGCGATGGGCTACGACGACGAGGACCTGTCCTCCCCGATGGTCGGCGTCGCCAACCCCGCGGCGGACATCACTCCCTGTAACGTCCACCTCGACGACCTGGCCGACGCCGCCTACGAGGGCATCGACGACTCGGGCGGCATGCCCATCGAGTTCGGGACGATCACCATCTCCGACGCCATCTCGATGGGTACGGAGGGCATGAAGGCCTCCCTGATCTCCCGGGAGGTCATCGCCGACTCCGTCGAACTCGTCAGCTTCGGCGAGCGCATGGACGGGCTGGTCACCATCGGCGGCTGCGACAAGAACATGCCCGGCATGATGATGGCGGCCATCCGGACGGACCTGCCGAGCGTCTTCCTCTACGGCGGGTCGATCATGCCCGGCGAGCACGACGGCCGCGAGATCACCATCCAGAACGTCTTCGAGGGCGTCGGCGCCGTCGCCGAGGGCGAGATGTCCGAGGACGAGCTCTACGAGATGGAACAGCAGGCCTGCCCCGGCGCGGGCTCCTGTGGCGGGATGTTCACCGCCAACACGATGGCCTCCATCTCCGAGGCGATCGGCTTCGCGCCGCTGGGCAGCGCCAGTCCCCCGGCCGAGGACGAGGCCCGCTACGACGAGGCCCGCCGCGCCGGCGAGCTGATCACCGAGGTCGTCGAGGCCCGGCGCACGCCCTCCGACTTCCTCACGCGGGAGTCGTTCGAGAACGCCATCGCCCTGCAGGTCGCGGTCGGCGGCTCCACCAACGCCGTCCTGCACCTGCTGGCGATGGCCGCCGAGGCCGGCGTCGACCTGGACATCGAGGACTTCAACGAGATCAGCAAGCGCACGCCGAAGATCGCCGACCTGCAGCCCGGCGGCGAGAAGGTGATGAACGACCTCCACGAGGTCGGCGGCGTCCCGGTCGTCCTCAACGCCCTCTACGAGGCGGACCTGCTGCACGGCGACGCGCTGACCGTCACGGGCGAGACGATGGCCGAGGCGCTCGAAGCGTACGACCCGCCGGCCATCGAGGACGTCGACGCCGACTACCTCTACACGGTCGACGAGCCGAAAAACGAGCAGGGCGCCATCCGCATCCTGACGGGCAACCTCGCGCCCGAGGGCGCGGTCATCAAGATCTCCGGCGAGGAGTACCGCCGCCACGAGGGGCCCGTCCGGATCTTCGACGAGGAGAGCGAGGCGATGAAGTACGTCCAGGAGGGCCGCGTCGAGAGCGGCGACGTGATCGGCATCCGCAACGAGGGGCCCCGCGGCGGCCCCGGGATGCGCGAGATGCTCGGCGTCACGAGCGCGGTGGCCGGCCAGGGCCACGCCGACGACGTGGCGCTGTTCACGGACGGCCGCTTCTCCGGCGCGACGCGGGGTTTCTCGATCGGCCACGTCGCCCCCGAGGCCTACGTCGGCGGTCCCATCGCCGCGCTGGAGGACGGCGACACGATCACCATCGACATCGACGAGCTCGAACTCTCCGTGGACCTGTCCGACGAGGAGATCGAGGCACGGCTGGCGGACCACGACCCCGAGCCGAACTACGAGTCGGGCGTCCTCGCCAAGTACCACCGGGACTTCGGGTCGGCGGCCAACGGCGCGGTCACCAACCCCGGCGCCAAGTGGGAGTAG
- the prs gene encoding ribose-phosphate diphosphokinase: MIVSGSTSQAFAAALADATGRDLAAVEYDSFPDGELQATLTDFAAEEAVVVASTVSGDAHVELLQLQDAVREAGASEVTTVLPYMGYARQDRAFSAGEPVSARAVARAVSTGTDRVLTVNPHERAVCDFFTVPAEPVDAAGRLADPLPADLTDPLFLSPDEGAIDLAATARDAYGRGATDYFEKERDYDTGDVTVEPSDAAVADRDVVLVDDIVATGSTMSEAIGVLADRGAARVFVTCVHPMLAADARTKLERAGTTAIFGTDTIERSVSAVSAAPAVAERL, encoded by the coding sequence ATGATCGTCAGCGGGTCCACGTCACAGGCGTTCGCGGCGGCGCTGGCCGACGCGACGGGTCGGGACCTGGCCGCCGTCGAGTACGATAGCTTCCCCGACGGCGAACTCCAGGCGACCCTGACCGACTTCGCGGCCGAGGAGGCCGTCGTCGTCGCGTCGACCGTCTCCGGCGACGCCCACGTCGAGTTGCTCCAGCTCCAGGACGCCGTCCGCGAGGCCGGCGCGAGCGAGGTGACCACCGTCCTCCCCTACATGGGCTACGCCCGCCAGGACCGGGCCTTCTCGGCGGGCGAGCCGGTCTCGGCCCGCGCCGTCGCCCGCGCCGTCTCGACGGGGACCGACCGCGTGCTCACGGTCAACCCCCACGAGCGGGCGGTCTGTGACTTCTTCACCGTCCCCGCCGAGCCGGTCGACGCCGCCGGCCGCCTGGCCGACCCGCTGCCCGCCGACCTGACCGACCCCCTCTTCCTCTCGCCCGACGAGGGCGCTATCGACCTGGCGGCGACGGCCCGCGACGCCTACGGCCGCGGCGCGACCGACTACTTCGAGAAGGAGCGGGACTACGACACCGGCGACGTGACGGTCGAGCCCAGCGACGCCGCCGTCGCCGACCGCGACGTGGTGCTGGTCGACGACATCGTTGCGACGGGGTCGACGATGAGCGAGGCCATCGGCGTGCTCGCCGACCGCGGCGCCGCCCGCGTGTTCGTCACCTGCGTCCACCCGATGCTCGCCGCCGACGCCCGGACGAAACTCGAACGCGCCGGCACGACCGCGATCTTCGGCACCGACACGATAGAGCGGTCGGTCAGCGCCGTCAGCGCCGCCCCCGCCGTCGCCGAGCGGCTCTGA
- a CDS encoding FAD binding domain-containing protein encodes MFPAEFDYERAESVSEALERLEHHADADVEILAGGHSLVPAMKTEGREPDVVVDLDVPALDAVNALDDRTVVGALTTYATVADSAAVRATVPLVAETASEVGDLQIRNRGTVGGNLAEAHPGADLPAAALATDATVLLRNPDGKREVPATEFFRGDGETAIERGELLTGVRFPHTDGAGFAYAKKTHPATGYAMVGVAAVVETDGDGGGDGGDGNAGGGTVSSARVAATGAVDRAVRLPSVEGALAGEPLDADSIDAAAAEARADIDADRLRSDPHASGEFRGELLETYAARALERAAERVAGDAPTA; translated from the coding sequence ATGTTCCCGGCCGAGTTCGACTACGAGCGGGCGGAGTCGGTGAGCGAGGCGCTGGAGCGCCTGGAACACCACGCCGACGCGGACGTGGAGATCCTCGCGGGCGGCCACAGCCTCGTCCCGGCGATGAAGACCGAGGGGCGGGAGCCGGACGTGGTGGTGGACCTCGACGTGCCGGCGCTCGACGCGGTCAACGCCTTGGACGACCGGACCGTCGTCGGCGCGCTGACGACCTACGCGACGGTCGCGGACTCGGCGGCGGTCCGGGCGACCGTCCCGCTGGTGGCCGAGACGGCGAGCGAGGTCGGCGACCTGCAGATCCGCAACCGTGGGACCGTCGGCGGCAACCTCGCGGAGGCCCACCCGGGCGCGGACCTGCCCGCGGCCGCGCTGGCGACCGACGCGACGGTCCTGCTACGAAATCCGGACGGCAAGCGGGAGGTGCCGGCGACGGAGTTCTTCCGCGGCGACGGCGAGACGGCGATCGAACGGGGCGAACTGCTCACGGGCGTCCGCTTCCCCCACACCGACGGAGCGGGCTTCGCCTACGCGAAGAAGACCCACCCGGCGACGGGCTACGCGATGGTCGGCGTCGCAGCCGTCGTCGAGACGGACGGCGACGGAGGGGGTGACGGCGGCGACGGGAACGCCGGCGGGGGGACCGTTTCGAGTGCGCGCGTCGCCGCGACCGGCGCGGTCGACCGGGCGGTCCGGCTCCCCTCGGTGGAGGGGGCGCTCGCCGGCGAACCGCTGGATGCGGACAGTATCGATGCGGCGGCGGCCGAAGCCCGGGCCGATATCGACGCGGACCGGCTGCGGTCGGACCCGCACGCCTCCGGGGAGTTCCGGGGGGAGCTGCTGGAGACGTACGCCGCCCGCGCGCTCGAACGGGCGGCCGAACGGGTCGCCGGCGACGCTCCGACGGCATGA
- a CDS encoding PPC domain-containing DNA-binding protein codes for MDYLEVEGAREFVARLEHGGDWRAQIEAFAADEGVDSAFFFGLGAVQDAEILYYDQDDEEYYPETFDEPLEMAACVGNVSALDGEPFAHTHAVMSRADGTTFAGHLDSATVFAGELYVREFDAELERAFDEETGLDLWPL; via the coding sequence ATGGATTATCTCGAAGTCGAGGGCGCCCGGGAGTTCGTCGCCCGCCTGGAACACGGGGGCGACTGGCGGGCCCAGATCGAGGCGTTCGCCGCCGACGAGGGGGTCGACTCGGCGTTTTTCTTCGGCCTCGGCGCCGTGCAGGACGCCGAGATCCTCTACTACGACCAGGACGACGAGGAGTACTACCCCGAGACCTTCGACGAGCCGCTGGAGATGGCCGCCTGCGTCGGCAACGTCTCCGCGCTGGACGGCGAGCCGTTCGCCCACACCCACGCGGTCATGTCCCGCGCGGACGGGACGACGTTCGCGGGCCACCTCGACAGCGCGACCGTCTTCGCCGGGGAGCTGTACGTCCGCGAGTTCGACGCCGAGCTGGAGCGGGCCTTCGACGAGGAGACCGGGCTGGACCTGTGGCCGCTGTGA
- a CDS encoding (2Fe-2S)-binding protein — MATHDITLTVNGTTEEATVESRTLLVHTLRDELGYTAPNVGCESGKCGACTVEVDGDAVKSCTVLAVQADGSEVTTAAGLADEGLDPVQRAFHDEHGLQCGYCTPGMLATTHQLLDENPDPSRAEIRKALKGNICRCTGYGNVVDAVETAAGRLREADDESGDGPSDGSADGSSASGAGPDGRAAPPEPGAED; from the coding sequence ATGGCGACACACGACATCACGCTGACGGTGAACGGGACGACCGAGGAGGCGACCGTCGAGTCGCGGACGCTGCTGGTCCACACCCTGCGGGACGAACTGGGATACACCGCCCCGAACGTCGGCTGCGAGAGCGGCAAGTGCGGCGCCTGCACCGTCGAGGTCGACGGCGACGCCGTCAAGTCCTGTACGGTGCTGGCGGTCCAGGCCGACGGGAGCGAGGTGACGACCGCGGCCGGGCTCGCAGACGAGGGGCTCGACCCCGTCCAGCGGGCGTTCCACGACGAACACGGCCTGCAGTGCGGCTACTGCACGCCCGGGATGCTCGCGACGACCCACCAGCTGCTCGACGAGAATCCCGACCCCTCCCGAGCGGAGATCCGCAAGGCGCTGAAAGGGAACATCTGCCGCTGCACGGGCTACGGGAACGTCGTCGACGCCGTCGAGACGGCCGCCGGGCGGCTGCGCGAGGCCGACGACGAGAGCGGGGACGGACCGAGCGACGGGTCCGCCGACGGGTCGTCCGCGTCGGGCGCCGGACCGGACGGGCGGGCCGCTCCGCCCGAACCGGGGGCGGAGGACTGA
- a CDS encoding HalOD1 output domain-containing protein — MRDEEQGNGGENTDAVSDGSDAVVFDHYDWSGDDSPSIAVAEAVAAVTNRSVTTLPPVQEVVDADALDMLVRSGDPLGVRVSIDYAGTDVTVTGDGRIRVKPRE, encoded by the coding sequence ATGAGAGACGAAGAGCAGGGAAACGGGGGCGAGAACACCGACGCGGTCAGCGACGGGTCCGACGCGGTCGTCTTCGACCACTACGACTGGAGCGGCGACGACTCGCCGAGCATCGCCGTCGCCGAGGCGGTCGCGGCGGTCACGAACCGGAGCGTGACGACGCTCCCGCCGGTCCAGGAGGTCGTCGACGCGGACGCCCTGGACATGCTCGTCCGCTCGGGCGACCCGCTGGGAGTCAGGGTCTCGATCGACTACGCGGGGACGGACGTGACCGTCACGGGCGACGGCCGGATCCGGGTCAAACCCCGGGAGTGA
- a CDS encoding HVO_0234 family beta-propeller protein codes for MSAIEEKRMYGDRREETVAYLATGQGVATVRVSGDQVGRFGLAHRTAARDVATADGAVVAATDEAVLVGPEEFESLGFGPAVAVGTDREDDVLAAGESGRVARYRDGEWTDLGTVGDVRAIADGFVAAADGVHRVDGDGLANAGLDAARDVATVEGVPLAASDDGLYRLGNGWLREREGSFRVVAGSGDHAHAATADELFERDGEAWTGVDLPVDEPVVGVDYGECVYAVTEAGTFLVEADPETTADGAGGWRSRSIGLPDVAALAVV; via the coding sequence ATGAGCGCCATCGAGGAGAAGCGGATGTACGGCGACCGCCGCGAGGAGACGGTCGCCTACCTCGCGACGGGCCAGGGCGTGGCAACCGTGCGGGTCTCCGGCGACCAGGTGGGCCGGTTCGGCCTCGCCCACCGGACGGCCGCCCGCGACGTGGCGACGGCCGACGGCGCGGTCGTCGCCGCCACCGACGAGGCCGTCCTCGTCGGCCCCGAGGAGTTCGAGTCGCTCGGGTTCGGTCCGGCCGTCGCCGTCGGGACCGACCGCGAGGACGACGTGCTCGCCGCCGGCGAGTCGGGGCGGGTCGCCCGCTACCGCGACGGCGAGTGGACCGACCTCGGGACGGTCGGCGACGTGCGGGCGATCGCGGACGGCTTCGTCGCCGCGGCCGACGGCGTCCACCGCGTCGACGGCGACGGCCTGGCGAACGCGGGGCTCGACGCCGCACGCGACGTGGCGACGGTCGAGGGCGTCCCGCTGGCGGCGAGCGACGACGGCCTCTACCGGCTGGGCAACGGCTGGCTCCGCGAGCGCGAGGGATCGTTCCGAGTCGTCGCCGGGAGCGGAGACCACGCCCACGCCGCGACGGCCGACGAACTGTTCGAGCGCGACGGCGAGGCGTGGACGGGCGTGGACCTCCCGGTCGACGAGCCGGTCGTCGGCGTCGACTACGGCGAGTGCGTCTACGCCGTCACCGAGGCCGGGACCTTCCTCGTCGAGGCCGACCCGGAGACGACCGCCGACGGCGCCGGCGGCTGGCGCTCGCGGTCGATCGGCCTCCCCGACGTGGCCGCGCTCGCGGTGGTCTGA
- a CDS encoding endonuclease/exonuclease/phosphatase family protein, translating into MPATTEASEDGARDDRGDGPAGPSPTRRAVLAGAAGLATVAAGRSAAAPGERTGDAPGAGTDAATGPDRAAGLTVATWNCYLGVDLFRLFDADSLAEARSTAGDLLAAARRHPYAARADRIAERLLAADADVVALQEAALVRTRPLFDDGDAEPVVDLLDLVTAALAERGGAYDVAATAVTTDVSVPAEADGEWLDVRLTDRVALLVREGVDVRDTRSGRYDARARYPVAGDDLTVTLRRGYCLADLAVDGATLTACSTHLESSKAEVRRRQAAELVDVLPDEGTVVVGADLNSGPGDDAHEAVTASLTDAAAAVGTAPDDTCCQPADLRNERSRLGSRVDHVLARGPEPTAVDRLGADPADRVAATVDGEDVTVWPSDHAGVAATYPIPASTPTPTPTPTPTPTLTPTPTPTSTPSTGTRRPALTGSTADPTDSSANAPSDARTQAAETTGGTGPGFGLLAAVGALVGGALARGGTDSRYCIPTRRMK; encoded by the coding sequence ATGCCCGCGACGACGGAGGCCTCCGAGGACGGCGCGAGGGACGACCGCGGGGACGGCCCGGCGGGCCCTTCACCGACGCGGCGGGCGGTCCTCGCCGGTGCGGCGGGACTGGCGACGGTCGCCGCCGGCAGGTCGGCCGCCGCGCCCGGCGAGCGGACGGGCGACGCGCCCGGAGCGGGAACAGACGCCGCGACCGGCCCGGACCGCGCCGCGGGGCTGACGGTCGCCACCTGGAACTGCTATCTCGGCGTCGACCTCTTCCGGCTGTTCGACGCGGACTCGCTGGCCGAGGCGCGCTCGACCGCCGGCGACCTCCTCGCCGCGGCGCGGCGCCACCCCTACGCGGCGCGGGCCGACCGGATCGCCGAGCGGCTGCTCGCGGCGGACGCCGACGTGGTCGCGCTCCAGGAGGCGGCGCTCGTGCGGACGCGGCCGCTGTTCGACGACGGGGACGCCGAGCCGGTCGTGGACCTGCTCGACCTCGTGACCGCGGCGCTGGCCGAGCGGGGCGGCGCCTACGACGTGGCGGCCACCGCCGTCACGACCGACGTGTCCGTCCCGGCCGAGGCGGACGGCGAGTGGCTGGACGTACGCCTGACCGACCGCGTCGCGCTGCTCGTCCGCGAGGGCGTGGACGTGCGCGACACCCGCTCGGGCCGCTACGACGCGCGGGCCCGGTACCCGGTCGCCGGCGACGACCTGACGGTGACGCTCCGGCGGGGGTACTGCCTGGCCGACCTCGCGGTCGACGGGGCGACCCTGACGGCCTGCTCGACCCACCTCGAATCCTCGAAGGCGGAGGTCCGCCGCCGGCAGGCCGCGGAGCTCGTCGACGTGCTCCCCGACGAGGGCACCGTCGTCGTCGGCGCGGACCTCAACAGCGGGCCGGGAGACGACGCCCACGAGGCGGTGACCGCGTCGCTGACCGACGCGGCGGCCGCCGTCGGGACGGCGCCGGACGACACCTGCTGTCAGCCGGCGGACCTGCGCAACGAGCGCTCGCGCCTGGGCAGCCGGGTGGACCACGTGCTCGCCCGCGGGCCCGAGCCGACCGCGGTCGACCGGCTCGGCGCCGACCCCGCCGACCGCGTCGCGGCGACGGTCGACGGCGAGGACGTGACCGTCTGGCCCTCCGACCACGCCGGCGTCGCCGCGACGTACCCGATCCCGGCGTCGACACCGACACCGACTCCCACGCCGACACCGACTCCCACGCTGACACCGACCCCCACACCGACATCGACGCCGTCGACGGGCACACGGCGACCGGCGCTGACCGGATCGACCGCGGACCCGACCGACTCGTCGGCGAACGCGCCGTCGGACGCACGGACACAGGCCGCCGAGACGACGGGCGGGACGGGACCCGGGTTCGGTCTCCTCGCGGCGGTCGGGGCGCTCGTCGGCGGCGCGCTCGCGCGCGGCGGAACTGACAGCCGATATTGTATTCCAACACGAAGGATGAAGTGA
- a CDS encoding XdhC family protein has product MSGGEPDASGTPATAQDWSAPEREVRATARACLDSGEPAVLATVIAVDGRAYRRPGAKMVVAPGGGEVGGAAGDEPAADAEADRDPGPATGAGSVTAGCLADSVVELASEALADGEPRVERFDLRDDDAWGLGVGCDGVVDVLFEPLGERHRPLVASADELDGGRTVAVAVESGDDRVAVGDRWIAEGSETGGSDGDTTARSLPPEVAAGVPDDVDGTDSVRVETEGGAVRLFVERVRPAPRLVVVGSNADVRPVVASARAAGFRVAVVGFRGGRATDERFPRADRVVATSPRDLREAVDFGADDSVVLMTHNFVDDRVALGELLATPVDYVGVMGPTERFDRLRAALGDDGVDVDGDRERIYAPVGLDLGGSSPAQVAHSIVAEVLAVRNDRSGGHLRENDGPIHARDG; this is encoded by the coding sequence ATGAGCGGGGGTGAACCGGATGCGAGCGGCACCCCGGCGACCGCACAGGACTGGTCGGCGCCCGAGCGCGAGGTGCGCGCGACCGCTCGCGCGTGTCTCGACTCCGGCGAGCCGGCGGTCCTGGCGACGGTCATCGCCGTCGACGGGCGGGCCTACCGGCGGCCGGGCGCGAAGATGGTCGTCGCGCCCGGTGGCGGCGAAGTCGGCGGTGCGGCCGGCGACGAACCGGCGGCCGACGCCGAGGCGGACCGCGACCCGGGCCCGGCGACCGGCGCGGGCTCGGTGACCGCCGGCTGTCTCGCCGACTCGGTGGTCGAACTGGCGAGCGAGGCGCTGGCCGACGGGGAACCCCGCGTCGAGCGGTTCGACCTCCGGGACGACGACGCGTGGGGGCTCGGCGTCGGCTGCGACGGCGTCGTCGACGTGCTGTTCGAACCGCTGGGCGAGCGCCACCGCCCGCTCGTGGCGTCCGCCGACGAACTGGACGGCGGCCGAACCGTCGCGGTCGCCGTCGAGAGTGGGGACGACCGGGTCGCAGTCGGCGACCGATGGATCGCAGAGGGGAGCGAGACGGGGGGCTCTGACGGTGACACTACCGCCCGCTCGCTCCCGCCGGAGGTGGCCGCGGGCGTTCCCGACGACGTGGACGGAACCGATTCGGTTCGAGTCGAAACGGAGGGCGGCGCGGTCCGGCTGTTCGTCGAGCGGGTACGGCCGGCGCCGCGACTGGTGGTGGTCGGGAGCAACGCCGACGTGCGGCCGGTGGTCGCCTCGGCGCGGGCGGCGGGCTTCCGGGTCGCCGTCGTCGGCTTCCGCGGCGGGCGCGCGACGGACGAGCGTTTCCCGCGGGCCGACCGGGTCGTTGCGACCTCGCCGCGGGACCTGCGCGAGGCGGTCGACTTCGGGGCCGACGACTCCGTGGTGCTGATGACCCACAACTTCGTCGACGACCGCGTGGCGCTCGGGGAGCTACTGGCGACGCCGGTCGACTACGTGGGAGTGATGGGACCGACCGAGCGGTTCGACCGTCTGCGGGCGGCGCTGGGCGACGACGGCGTCGACGTGGACGGGGACCGCGAGCGGATCTACGCGCCGGTCGGGCTGGACCTGGGCGGTTCGAGCCCCGCCCAGGTCGCCCACAGCATCGTGGCGGAGGTGCTGGCGGTCCGCAACGACCGGAGCGGCGGGCACCTCCGCGAAAACGACGGACCGATCCACGCTCGGGACGGCTGA
- a CDS encoding DUF7139 domain-containing protein, translating into MPSLSEAYDRGEWTGRDPRRVSAGGGLFVAGALAVVAAILVLTTGLAAVFDATSTTDARRVAGVLAGLGIPAMFLGVVAVLPASRRERLGALAGAALSVAGVAMYWHVYPQQWVEASDSMAFPTAMLYFVGGSVALWFVLSAVASFKLRNNPQGTVRLEVTRQGETEEIHVTRSEYQRYKRAVRGEAANSEAVAEELRALHEE; encoded by the coding sequence ATGCCCAGTCTCTCGGAGGCATACGACCGCGGGGAGTGGACCGGGCGGGACCCGCGGCGCGTCTCGGCGGGCGGCGGCCTGTTCGTCGCCGGCGCGCTCGCCGTCGTCGCCGCCATCCTCGTGTTGACGACGGGGCTGGCCGCCGTCTTCGACGCGACGAGCACGACCGACGCCCGCCGCGTCGCGGGCGTCCTCGCCGGCCTGGGGATCCCGGCGATGTTCCTCGGCGTCGTCGCCGTCCTGCCCGCCAGCCGCCGCGAACGACTCGGCGCGCTCGCGGGCGCGGCGCTGAGCGTCGCCGGCGTCGCCATGTACTGGCACGTCTACCCCCAGCAGTGGGTCGAGGCCAGCGACTCGATGGCCTTCCCGACCGCCATGCTGTACTTCGTCGGCGGCTCCGTCGCGCTGTGGTTCGTCCTCTCGGCCGTCGCCTCGTTCAAGCTCCGCAACAACCCCCAGGGGACCGTCCGCCTGGAAGTCACCCGCCAGGGCGAGACCGAGGAGATCCACGTCACCCGGAGCGAGTACCAGCGCTACAAGCGCGCCGTCCGGGGCGAGGCCGCCAACAGCGAGGCCGTCGCCGAGGAACTGCGCGCGCTCCACGAGGAGTAG